The Deltaproteobacteria bacterium genome contains a region encoding:
- a CDS encoding aspartate kinase → MALIVQKYGGTSVADLDRIRNVAKKVIKTHDRGNNVVVILSAMAGVTDKLINMATGVSDDPDKRELDVLLATGEQTTAALLAMMLKSMDYPAQSLLGHQAEVVTDCDFGNARIIEIGAKRITELLEKGTIVVVAGFQGIDLQGNITTLGRGGSDTSAVAIAAALKADMCEIYTDVDGIYTADPNVCHKARKLKMISYDEMLNMASLGAKVLQIRSVGFAKKYNIPVHVRSSFSEEEGTMVVNEDFGMEQLMVSGVTHDKDQARITLKKVPDQPGIAAKIFSPVAEAGVVVDMIIQNTRVGGQTDLTFTVPTSDFRKTLDIQRKVAAEIGAEDVFGDEHIAKVSAIGVGMKNHSGVASIMFNALARENINIIMISTSEIRISCIIEEKYTELAVRVLHTAFGLDAE, encoded by the coding sequence ATGGCGTTGATCGTACAAAAATACGGCGGAACTTCAGTGGCGGATCTGGATAGAATCCGGAACGTGGCAAAAAAGGTAATCAAAACCCATGACCGGGGGAACAACGTGGTTGTCATTCTGTCGGCCATGGCCGGCGTAACCGACAAGCTCATCAACATGGCAACCGGTGTGAGCGATGATCCGGACAAACGGGAACTGGACGTCCTGCTGGCCACCGGCGAGCAGACCACCGCGGCCTTGCTGGCCATGATGCTGAAATCCATGGATTACCCGGCGCAGTCTTTGCTGGGCCACCAGGCGGAGGTGGTGACCGACTGCGATTTCGGGAATGCGCGCATCATCGAAATAGGCGCCAAACGAATCACGGAGCTGTTGGAAAAAGGAACCATCGTCGTGGTAGCCGGGTTCCAGGGAATCGATTTGCAAGGCAACATAACCACTCTGGGCCGCGGCGGTTCGGACACGTCGGCCGTGGCCATTGCCGCAGCGCTCAAGGCCGACATGTGCGAGATATATACGGACGTGGACGGAATCTACACCGCTGACCCGAATGTCTGCCACAAGGCAAGAAAACTTAAAATGATATCGTATGACGAGATGCTCAACATGGCCAGCCTCGGTGCAAAGGTCCTGCAGATAAGGTCGGTGGGATTTGCCAAGAAATACAACATACCCGTGCACGTACGGTCGTCATTTTCCGAGGAGGAAGGAACAATGGTGGTAAACGAGGATTTCGGAATGGAACAGCTGATGGTGTCCGGGGTAACCCACGACAAGGACCAAGCCCGTATTACCCTGAAAAAGGTGCCGGATCAACCGGGGATCGCCGCCAAGATATTTTCACCTGTGGCGGAAGCGGGCGTCGTCGTCGACATGATCATTCAAAATACGCGTGTCGGGGGGCAGACGGATCTGACGTTTACGGTGCCGACGTCGGATTTCAGGAAGACCCTCGACATTCAGCGAAAAGTCGCTGCGGAGATAGGTGCGGAGGACGTTTTCGGCGATGAACATATCGCCAAGGTGTCCGCCATCGGTGTGGGCATGAAAAACCATTCGGGTGTGGCCTCGATCATGTTCAATGCGCTCGCCCGGGAAAATATCAACATCATCATGATCAGCACGTCGGAGATCAGAATATCCTGCATCATCGAGGAGAAGTACACCGAACTGGCGGTCCGCGTTCTGCACACGGCCTTCGGCCTTGACGCGGAGTAA
- a CDS encoding CvpA family protein, translated as MTVLDVSMIVIVGFCLTRGIFRGLVKEISSIIGVLAGYYAAYTYYGLLAKVISKWLSNVAYANILSFFIIFCLVFFIISILGVITKYLLSISHLGWIDRVCGAGFGLIKGILIAAILMVVLTAFLPKGPPVVKQSFLAPHVAHVSEAMAKVVPDQMKQQFIFKLKELQSTWKSK; from the coding sequence ATGACGGTACTCGATGTTTCAATGATCGTGATTGTTGGTTTTTGCCTGACCAGGGGCATATTCAGAGGCTTGGTAAAGGAAATATCCTCGATCATCGGGGTTCTGGCCGGATATTATGCAGCCTACACCTATTACGGCCTTTTGGCGAAAGTCATTTCCAAATGGCTTTCCAACGTGGCCTATGCTAATATTTTGAGTTTTTTCATTATCTTCTGTCTTGTTTTTTTCATCATCAGCATCCTCGGCGTGATTACCAAGTATCTGTTGAGCATTTCCCATCTGGGCTGGATCGACCGTGTCTGTGGCGCGGGGTTTGGCCTGATCAAAGGCATCCTCATCGCCGCGATTTTGATGGTTGTCCTCACCGCCTTTCTGCCCAAAGGCCCCCCCGTGGTCAAACAATCTTTCCTGGCGCCCCATGTGGCCCATGTATCGGAAGCCATGGCCAAAGTGGTTCCGGACCAGATGAAGCAACAATTCATATTTAAACTCAAGGAATTGCAGTCGACTTGGAAAAGCAAATAG
- the tsaE gene encoding tRNA (adenosine(37)-N6)-threonylcarbamoyltransferase complex ATPase subunit type 1 TsaE codes for MELAFTTNSAQETAELGEAMGRSITAPVVIALTGDLGSGKTVFVQGLARGLSVPDEYYVTSPSYTLINAYPGRLPLYHADLYRLEGGADLEDLELDDLAGGEGVVAIEWAERIELKDLEEHVSVRILTAGESYRVVYLSGTGQSHSDLLKETEKRLREPSWR; via the coding sequence ATGGAACTCGCTTTTACCACCAACTCGGCGCAGGAGACCGCAGAACTGGGCGAAGCTATGGGGCGATCCATCACGGCACCGGTGGTGATTGCCCTGACCGGTGACCTGGGAAGCGGCAAGACCGTCTTCGTGCAGGGGCTGGCACGCGGCCTGTCGGTTCCCGACGAATACTATGTCACCAGCCCTTCGTACACACTGATCAATGCCTACCCGGGACGGCTGCCCCTCTATCACGCAGACCTCTACCGCCTCGAAGGGGGTGCGGATTTAGAAGACCTCGAGCTGGATGACCTGGCCGGCGGTGAGGGCGTCGTGGCCATAGAATGGGCCGAGCGGATCGAGCTGAAGGATCTCGAGGAACATGTGTCGGTGCGGATCCTGACGGCCGGTGAATCTTACCGTGTGGTTTACCTATCCGGAACTGGACAGAGCCATTCCGATCTGTTAAAGGAAACCGAAAAAAGGTTGAGGGAACCATCATGGCGTTGA
- the pyrF gene encoding orotidine-5'-phosphate decarboxylase codes for MTTKEPRDYLIFPLDLPSADEALTYVKALAHLVGTFKVGLELFIKTGPEIIHRIRRHAPDAKIFLDLKLHDIPETVRRAMRQVAAYGVDLATVHCGDSVRMLEAAVEGAGESVRVLGVTVLTSLGSDDLKEAGYERTYADNLQALVLKKAQAAARSGCAGVICSPLEAGTVKSRCGSDFLAVTPGVRPGTTNGAHDDQVRVATPAGAIQNGSDYLVIGRPIRDAAHPVAAARAILAEIEQAIS; via the coding sequence ATGACCACGAAAGAACCCAGAGACTACCTCATTTTCCCGCTTGACCTGCCTTCGGCGGACGAGGCGCTGACCTACGTGAAAGCGCTGGCCCACCTGGTGGGAACCTTCAAAGTCGGGCTGGAGCTGTTTATCAAGACCGGCCCGGAAATCATCCACCGGATCAGACGCCACGCGCCGGATGCGAAAATTTTCCTGGACCTGAAGCTTCACGACATACCCGAGACCGTTCGGCGGGCCATGCGCCAGGTGGCCGCGTACGGTGTCGACCTGGCCACGGTTCACTGCGGCGATTCGGTCAGGATGCTCGAGGCCGCCGTCGAGGGAGCCGGTGAAAGCGTGCGGGTTCTCGGCGTCACGGTGCTGACCAGCCTGGGAAGCGATGACCTCAAAGAGGCGGGATACGAACGCACCTATGCCGACAATCTGCAGGCGCTGGTTCTGAAAAAGGCCCAGGCCGCCGCCAGATCCGGATGCGCCGGCGTTATCTGCTCCCCCCTGGAAGCCGGAACGGTTAAAAGCCGCTGCGGCAGCGATTTTCTGGCGGTGACCCCCGGCGTCCGCCCGGGGACAACAAACGGCGCTCACGACGACCAGGTCCGGGTGGCCACACCGGCCGGAGCCATCCAAAACGGATCGGATTACCTGGTCATCGGCCGCCCCATCAGGGATGCGGCCCATCCCGTTGCCGCCGCCAGGGCAATCCTGGCAGAAATCGAACAGGCAATTTCGTAA
- a CDS encoding PhoH family protein, producing the protein MELARQLFGEHNRHLQLVAEALDVSINARGTDVTIHGEKIAADLAGNTLKQLYGLLKEGYPVYENDVDYAIRVLSRDHKARLKDIFLDTVYVTSKKRSITPKSRAQKAYIDAIRSFDIVFGIGPAGTGKTYLAMAMAVAALSKGIVSRIILTRPAVEAGEALGFLPGDLTEKVDPYLRPLYDALHDMMRFEKVSSLLQRGIIEVAPIAFMRGRTLNDSFIILDEAQNTTSEQMKMFLTRIGFNSKAVITGDITQIDLPASKASGLVESKNILQKIEGIRFVFFSKTDVVRHRLVRDIIKAYEELEEKKQAAHGKADDSQPGTGGI; encoded by the coding sequence ATGGAGCTTGCCCGGCAGCTTTTCGGCGAGCACAACCGCCACCTACAGCTGGTGGCCGAAGCCCTGGATGTCAGCATCAACGCCAGAGGAACCGATGTGACCATCCACGGGGAAAAGATTGCCGCAGACCTCGCCGGAAACACGCTCAAGCAGCTTTACGGCCTGTTGAAAGAAGGGTATCCGGTATACGAGAACGACGTGGATTACGCCATTCGCGTGCTTTCCCGGGATCACAAGGCCAGACTCAAGGACATCTTTTTGGACACGGTATATGTCACGTCCAAAAAACGTTCGATCACCCCTAAAAGCCGCGCCCAAAAAGCTTACATAGACGCCATCCGGTCTTTTGACATCGTTTTCGGGATCGGGCCTGCGGGGACCGGCAAGACCTATCTGGCCATGGCCATGGCCGTGGCCGCACTGTCCAAAGGGATCGTGAGCCGCATTATCCTCACGCGTCCGGCAGTGGAAGCGGGGGAGGCGCTCGGCTTCCTGCCGGGAGATCTCACGGAAAAGGTCGACCCCTATCTGCGACCATTGTATGACGCCTTGCACGATATGATGCGTTTCGAAAAAGTTTCCAGTCTGCTCCAGCGCGGCATCATCGAGGTCGCCCCCATCGCCTTCATGCGCGGCAGGACCCTGAACGACTCTTTCATCATCCTGGATGAGGCCCAGAACACGACCTCCGAACAGATGAAGATGTTTCTTACCCGCATCGGTTTCAATTCCAAGGCGGTCATCACCGGAGACATCACGCAGATCGACCTGCCCGCCAGCAAGGCGTCGGGGCTTGTCGAGTCCAAGAACATTCTCCAGAAAATCGAAGGGATCAGGTTCGTCTTTTTTTCCAAGACGGATGTGGTCAGGCACAGGCTGGTCCGGGACATCATCAAGGCTTATGAAGAACTGGAAGAGAAAAAACAGGCCGCGCACGGCAAGGCTGATGACAGTCAGCCGGGAACGGGCGGTATCTGA
- the rfbB gene encoding dTDP-glucose 4,6-dehydratase has translation MQNLLVTGGCGFIGSNFIHYLFSRDDFKGRIINVDKLTYAGNMENLAGIAEQYPERYIFSQTDICDKDALDRVFQAYNVDGVCHFAAESHVDRSILGPDDFIRTNILGTFNLLEIIRERTGQVSLMHHVSTDEVYGSLGKTGLFTEKTPYDPSSPYSASKASSDHLVRAYYRTYGLPVTLSNCSNNYGPYQFPEKLIPLMILNAREGRPLPVYGQGLNVRDWLYVEDHCRAIWGIMQQGKTGETYNVGGRCEMQNIDVVRLICNLLDEMEPLEDRDAGKPSRESLITFVKDRPGHDLRYAIDFNKINSELGWTPLETFESGMKKTIDWYLNNPEWTSRVRSGAYRKWIDTQYETPG, from the coding sequence ATGCAGAATCTTCTCGTAACCGGCGGCTGCGGCTTTATCGGCAGCAATTTCATCCATTACCTTTTCTCGAGAGACGACTTCAAGGGCCGCATCATCAACGTGGACAAACTGACCTATGCCGGCAACATGGAAAACCTTGCCGGCATCGCCGAGCAATATCCGGAACGCTACATTTTTTCCCAAACGGACATCTGCGACAAAGACGCCCTCGACCGTGTGTTTCAGGCCTACAATGTCGACGGCGTCTGCCATTTTGCCGCAGAATCCCATGTGGACAGGTCCATTCTGGGGCCCGACGATTTCATCAGAACCAACATCCTGGGCACTTTCAACCTGCTGGAAATTATCAGGGAAAGGACGGGCCAGGTTTCCCTGATGCACCATGTCAGCACCGATGAGGTCTACGGTTCTCTCGGCAAGACGGGACTGTTCACCGAAAAGACACCGTATGACCCCAGCAGTCCCTATTCGGCATCCAAGGCCTCTTCGGATCATCTGGTTAGAGCCTATTACCGGACCTATGGTCTACCGGTAACCCTTTCCAATTGTTCCAACAATTACGGCCCTTACCAGTTCCCGGAAAAGCTGATTCCCCTCATGATTTTAAATGCCCGCGAAGGCAGGCCCCTTCCCGTTTACGGTCAGGGGCTCAATGTCAGGGACTGGCTTTATGTCGAGGATCACTGTCGCGCCATCTGGGGCATCATGCAGCAGGGAAAAACAGGCGAAACCTACAACGTCGGCGGTCGGTGTGAAATGCAAAACATAGACGTGGTCCGGCTGATATGCAACCTCCTTGACGAAATGGAACCCCTCGAGGACCGGGATGCCGGAAAACCGTCGCGGGAGAGCCTGATCACCTTTGTGAAGGACCGCCCCGGCCACGACCTGCGCTACGCCATCGATTTCAACAAGATCAACAGCGAACTGGGATGGACGCCCCTGGAAACGTTCGAAAGCGGCATGAAAAAAACCATCGACTGGTACCTGAACAACCCGGAATGGACCAGCCGGGTACGCAGCGGCGCATACCGGAAATGGATCGACACCCAATACGAAACTCCCGGTTGA
- the ybeY gene encoding rRNA maturation RNase YbeY, with the protein MGVLIDNRQATHPIKLDKIERKAQAILDALGCPEKELSILLVDDPQIADLNVTYLNREGPTNVIAFPMQEGEFAGITPDLLGDVVISLDTAAREGLTAGVDMESRAVELLVHGVLHLMGYDHENDEHEARRMERKSEDVLAAIRQL; encoded by the coding sequence ATGGGAGTGCTGATAGACAACCGCCAGGCAACACATCCGATAAAGCTGGACAAAATCGAACGGAAGGCACAGGCCATCTTAGACGCCTTGGGATGTCCTGAAAAAGAACTTTCCATCCTGCTTGTCGACGATCCCCAGATAGCCGACCTCAATGTTACCTACCTGAACCGGGAAGGCCCGACCAACGTCATCGCCTTTCCCATGCAGGAGGGCGAGTTTGCCGGCATCACACCGGATCTTCTGGGGGATGTGGTCATATCATTAGACACGGCCGCAAGGGAAGGACTGACGGCCGGTGTCGACATGGAATCCCGCGCTGTTGAGCTTTTGGTTCACGGCGTGCTGCACCTGATGGGCTATGACCATGAGAATGACGAGCATGAAGCGCGCCGCATGGAGAGGAAAAGCGAGGACGTGCTGGCGGCGATTCGGCAGCTTTGA
- a CDS encoding NAD(P)H-hydrate dehydratase, which translates to MFLVTAAEMREMDRRTIESFGLPGRILMENAGRGAVRVMRAYFPGIASQRVGILAGRGNNGGDGFVIARRLACMGVDVSVFLLSKRSRVVGDAGANLALLDPLGVPVFEIEDPAALRKKKPAMRRREVWVDALLGTGLNADVRGHFREAIDFVNRADKPVVAVDVPSGLNADTGQICGTCIRAKVTVTFAFAKLGCAVFPGAACCGALEVVDIGIPPFITAAVNPRQVWITPAGLRPLLRQRAPDVHKGTTGHLMVVAGSPGKTGAASMSAMAAMRAGAGLVTLGVPAGLNGIVEPQVTEAMTVPLPETVDGLLDSSALRIVKAMLPGKRCVAFGPGIGTGDGAGRFLAGLIESSPIPLVIDADGINLLAGNPGMLKKARAAVTITPHPGEMARLLGTTPAQVQEDRVGCARDVAARYGVHVVLKGAATVIAHPEGNVHVNQTGNPGMASGGMGDILTGLVAGFTVQGYSVDAAARLGVYLHGRAADTLAAAKGPVGFLATEVMNRIPEEIRLLATNSFDA; encoded by the coding sequence ATGTTTCTGGTGACGGCGGCAGAGATGCGGGAGATGGACCGGCGGACCATCGAATCGTTCGGTTTGCCGGGAAGAATTCTGATGGAGAATGCCGGACGCGGTGCCGTGCGCGTCATGCGGGCTTATTTCCCCGGTATCGCGTCCCAGCGGGTGGGAATTTTAGCAGGGCGCGGCAACAATGGCGGCGACGGGTTTGTCATCGCCCGCCGCCTTGCCTGCATGGGAGTGGACGTCTCGGTTTTTCTGCTGTCGAAAAGGTCGCGCGTTGTCGGAGACGCCGGCGCGAATCTGGCATTACTGGATCCCCTTGGCGTCCCGGTCTTCGAGATCGAGGACCCTGCCGCCCTGCGCAAGAAAAAGCCGGCCATGCGCCGCCGGGAGGTTTGGGTCGACGCGCTTTTGGGGACCGGTTTGAATGCAGACGTCCGGGGGCATTTCAGGGAAGCGATCGATTTCGTCAACCGGGCGGACAAGCCGGTAGTGGCGGTGGATGTTCCGTCGGGGCTGAATGCCGACACCGGACAAATCTGCGGGACCTGCATTCGGGCCAAGGTGACGGTGACGTTCGCCTTTGCCAAGCTTGGCTGTGCCGTTTTTCCAGGCGCCGCATGTTGCGGAGCGCTCGAAGTTGTCGATATCGGCATCCCCCCCTTCATTACGGCGGCCGTGAATCCACGGCAGGTCTGGATTACGCCCGCCGGCCTGCGGCCGTTATTGCGGCAGCGGGCTCCTGACGTTCACAAAGGGACGACCGGCCACCTCATGGTGGTTGCGGGGTCGCCGGGCAAAACCGGTGCGGCATCCATGAGTGCCATGGCGGCCATGCGTGCCGGAGCCGGGCTGGTAACTCTTGGGGTACCGGCGGGGCTCAACGGGATCGTCGAACCGCAGGTCACGGAAGCCATGACCGTCCCTCTGCCCGAGACCGTGGATGGTTTGCTGGACAGTTCTGCATTGAGAATCGTGAAAGCGATGCTTCCTGGCAAGCGCTGCGTCGCCTTCGGCCCCGGAATCGGTACGGGAGACGGGGCCGGGCGGTTCCTGGCCGGACTCATAGAAAGCAGTCCCATCCCCCTGGTGATCGATGCGGACGGCATCAACCTCCTGGCCGGGAATCCGGGCATGCTTAAGAAGGCGAGGGCCGCCGTGACCATCACCCCGCACCCTGGTGAGATGGCGCGCCTTCTCGGCACAACCCCTGCGCAGGTTCAGGAGGACCGCGTCGGATGTGCACGCGATGTTGCCGCGCGCTACGGTGTCCACGTCGTGCTCAAGGGGGCGGCCACCGTCATCGCTCATCCGGAAGGAAACGTTCACGTCAATCAAACGGGAAATCCCGGCATGGCGTCAGGCGGGATGGGGGATATTCTCACCGGTCTGGTTGCCGGATTCACGGTTCAGGGGTATAGCGTCGACGCCGCTGCGCGCCTGGGCGTCTACCTGCACGGCCGTGCGGCCGATACCCTTGCCGCTGCCAAGGGGCCCGTCGGGTTTTTGGCGACGGAGGTCATGAACCGGATACCGGAAGAGATCCGTTTGCTGGCAACAAACTCATTTGATGCTTGA
- a CDS encoding HDIG domain-containing protein: MRNSKKKKRIEHFFGLEAYFRWLLLAVVTGAIIVVLFPSLIISPRGYVSGDVVLRDIKATKDFLFEDKQATQLQRASAVEKVLTVYDHNTALAPELVQRVETSFAAMRAVIAAVDSPPKDTVEKGETGNGASEDAAGENVDNRPHEKQNLHDLLMAQKPAFEKNIGIAFSQGAFAILEKEGFSTDISDRITRILSEILENGVVANKELLLQEAEKGITLRSIDGKTERTVVNLKQFYGLDQSKVMVRIVGQPILADVDYNLRNLVVDVVQRLMNPNITLNRSATEERKQRAAEEVQPIFYKIKAGEMLLREGDRVSETQLLKLKAFERQTKTQAVVAKSVGAAIIIVCLLVGLFIIHQSRLLKVPGGINKNLLFIGTTLLLVVLAAKFSASLAESIAAGTPFSIPARAIFYGVPLAAGGMTICLFMGLEIAIPFAIVTAFCAATIYHGRFDTFIYFLLNGTLAAYWVQNCRERKVFISAGLKLGALNIVLAIASEVYAGNLSGRVLAWGGAFAFAGGIGTGVTTLGLAPLMEMIFGYTTDITLLELANLDRPILRKLMIEAPGTYHHSMVVGSMVEAAAAEIGANPLLAKVCGYYHDIGKIRKPLYFIENQTDGVNRHDKLAPSMSSLILIAHVKNGVEIARQNKLGQGIIDTIQQHHGTSLISYFYEKARQKKGDDAVKIDAFRYPGPRPQTREAGLVMLADVVEAASRTLDNPTASRIQKLTQDLFNKIFSDGQLDNCELTLKDLHKIARSYYKILTGIHHHRIEYNESVSKQNGKEANGSADRQPPGNTSDKAGQNRTEGTGHLRRLGMS, from the coding sequence ATGAGAAACAGCAAAAAGAAAAAGCGCATCGAACATTTTTTTGGACTGGAGGCATATTTCAGGTGGCTCCTCCTGGCCGTGGTGACCGGGGCAATTATTGTGGTTCTCTTTCCTAGCCTGATCATCAGCCCCCGGGGATATGTATCCGGAGATGTGGTGCTGCGGGACATAAAGGCCACCAAGGATTTCCTGTTCGAAGACAAGCAGGCCACCCAGCTGCAAAGAGCTTCGGCGGTGGAAAAGGTTCTCACCGTGTACGACCACAACACGGCGCTGGCTCCCGAGCTCGTTCAGCGGGTGGAAACATCCTTCGCGGCCATGCGCGCCGTAATCGCAGCGGTAGATTCGCCGCCAAAAGACACGGTGGAAAAAGGTGAAACAGGCAACGGGGCAAGCGAAGATGCGGCGGGCGAAAATGTCGATAACCGCCCGCACGAAAAGCAGAACCTGCACGATCTGCTGATGGCCCAGAAGCCGGCTTTTGAAAAAAATATCGGGATTGCCTTCAGCCAGGGGGCCTTTGCGATTCTGGAAAAGGAAGGCTTTTCTACCGATATTTCCGACCGCATAACCAGAATTCTGTCGGAAATTCTCGAAAACGGCGTGGTGGCCAACAAAGAACTGCTGCTTCAGGAAGCCGAAAAAGGGATCACCCTGAGAAGCATTGACGGGAAAACCGAGCGCACCGTCGTCAATCTGAAGCAGTTCTACGGTTTGGACCAGTCCAAAGTCATGGTCCGCATTGTGGGGCAGCCTATTCTTGCGGATGTCGACTACAATCTCAGGAACCTGGTGGTGGACGTGGTGCAGCGCCTGATGAATCCCAACATCACCCTCAACCGCAGCGCCACTGAAGAGCGCAAGCAAAGGGCCGCCGAGGAGGTCCAGCCGATTTTCTACAAGATCAAGGCCGGAGAAATGCTTTTGCGCGAAGGCGACAGGGTATCCGAGACCCAGTTGTTAAAACTCAAGGCCTTCGAACGCCAGACCAAGACCCAGGCGGTAGTGGCCAAAAGTGTCGGTGCGGCGATCATCATTGTATGCCTGCTGGTGGGATTGTTCATTATTCACCAGAGCAGGCTTCTCAAGGTTCCCGGAGGGATCAACAAAAACCTCCTTTTCATCGGCACCACGCTGCTGCTTGTGGTGCTCGCGGCCAAGTTTTCAGCTTCTCTCGCCGAATCCATCGCCGCCGGGACCCCCTTTTCCATTCCCGCCAGGGCCATTTTTTACGGTGTACCCCTTGCTGCGGGCGGCATGACCATCTGCCTCTTCATGGGGTTGGAGATCGCCATTCCCTTTGCCATTGTCACGGCTTTTTGCGCCGCGACGATATACCACGGACGGTTTGATACATTTATCTATTTTCTCCTCAACGGCACGCTGGCGGCGTACTGGGTTCAAAACTGCCGGGAGCGCAAGGTTTTCATCTCCGCCGGTCTCAAACTGGGAGCCTTGAATATCGTTCTGGCCATCGCATCGGAGGTGTATGCCGGCAATCTGTCGGGCAGGGTGCTTGCCTGGGGGGGCGCCTTTGCCTTTGCGGGCGGCATCGGTACGGGCGTCACGACCCTTGGCCTGGCCCCCCTGATGGAAATGATTTTTGGTTATACGACCGATATCACCTTGCTGGAACTGGCCAACCTGGACCGCCCCATTCTGAGAAAACTCATGATCGAGGCGCCCGGCACCTACCACCATTCCATGGTCGTGGGAAGCATGGTGGAAGCCGCCGCGGCGGAAATAGGCGCCAATCCACTCCTGGCCAAGGTTTGCGGCTACTACCATGACATTGGCAAAATCAGGAAACCGCTCTACTTCATCGAAAACCAGACCGACGGGGTCAACCGGCACGACAAACTGGCACCTTCCATGTCCAGTCTGATTCTGATCGCCCATGTCAAGAACGGCGTGGAGATCGCCAGGCAGAACAAACTGGGGCAGGGTATTATCGACACGATCCAGCAGCATCACGGGACGAGCCTGATCAGTTATTTTTATGAGAAGGCGCGGCAGAAAAAAGGGGACGATGCCGTGAAAATAGATGCGTTCAGGTATCCCGGACCCAGGCCGCAGACCCGTGAGGCCGGGCTGGTCATGCTGGCCGATGTCGTCGAGGCGGCCTCAAGAACGCTTGACAACCCGACCGCCTCCAGGATTCAAAAGCTGACCCAGGATCTGTTCAACAAAATATTTTCGGACGGGCAGCTGGACAACTGCGAACTTACCTTGAAGGACCTGCATAAAATAGCCAGAAGCTATTACAAGATTTTGACCGGAATCCATCATCATCGCATCGAGTACAACGAATCCGTCTCCAAACAGAACGGAAAAGAAGCCAATGGGAGTGCTGATAGACAACCGCCAGGCAACACATCCGATAAAGCTGGACAAAATCGAACGGAAGGCACAGGCCATCTTAGACGCCTTGGGATGTCCTGA
- the mazG gene encoding nucleoside triphosphate pyrophosphohydrolase: MEKQIDSEAPPFGKLIHLIEKLRGEGGCPWDRKQTPQSLAVYLIEEAHELVEAIRSEDAEAVCEELGDVMFLLFFLAAIYKENGEFDVLKAVSKNVVKMRNRHPHVFGNATVDSAEDVSRNWSRIKAAEKPDRGDGSLLDAIPKTLPALMRAYRVSSRAARTGFDWNDLEGVMSQAEEEWRELKAELEKDADGFNRENVALEFGDVLFTLTNVARFAGIHPDTALDASIRKFERRFHHMERHAFKMEQKFEDLEYDDMHELWERAKRVKT; this comes from the coding sequence TTGGAAAAGCAAATAGATTCGGAAGCCCCCCCTTTCGGCAAACTGATCCATCTAATCGAAAAACTGAGGGGTGAGGGCGGATGCCCGTGGGACCGCAAACAGACACCGCAATCCCTGGCCGTCTACCTGATCGAGGAGGCTCACGAACTCGTGGAAGCCATCCGTTCGGAAGATGCAGAGGCGGTCTGCGAGGAACTTGGTGACGTCATGTTTCTTCTGTTTTTCCTGGCAGCGATCTACAAGGAAAACGGAGAATTCGATGTTCTGAAGGCTGTCTCGAAAAATGTCGTGAAAATGCGCAATCGGCACCCCCACGTATTCGGAAATGCAACCGTCGATTCTGCCGAAGATGTGAGCCGGAACTGGAGCCGGATAAAAGCGGCCGAAAAGCCTGACCGCGGCGATGGCTCGCTGCTAGACGCCATCCCCAAAACCCTGCCCGCCCTCATGCGGGCCTACCGTGTTTCCTCGAGGGCCGCACGCACAGGCTTCGATTGGAATGACCTCGAGGGGGTCATGTCACAGGCGGAGGAAGAATGGCGGGAGCTCAAGGCTGAACTGGAAAAGGATGCCGATGGGTTTAACCGCGAAAATGTCGCCCTGGAATTCGGCGACGTTCTGTTTACCCTCACCAATGTCGCCCGCTTTGCCGGCATCCACCCGGATACGGCCCTGGACGCGTCCATCCGCAAGTTCGAAAGGCGCTTTCACCACATGGAACGCCACGCCTTCAAAATGGAACAAAAATTCGAAGATCTCGAATATGACGACATGCACGAGCTGTGGGAACGGGCCAAGCGGGTTAAAACATAA